One genomic segment of Brassica napus cultivar Da-Ae chromosome A3, Da-Ae, whole genome shotgun sequence includes these proteins:
- the LOC106353043 gene encoding putative pentatricopeptide repeat-containing protein At1g28020 encodes MMSHNLQHHTRSILAHSSRTLLFCSYTNGTLPSSPRHSTTTLHSRIEAASEGKTAITRVLEQWRRQQKGKQINPSMVRVLVEELRDSQRFRQALEVSDWMIEHKLCNLIPEDFTARFCLMENVLGLKEAEKFFESVPENQRGEAIYTALLNCYTVKKDLVKAEGTFKNMREIGLLLKPLPYNSMMSLYFSVRKRDKVDEIMREMKENNVQFDTLTVNIALRVYASVSDLLAMEKLLAHWEGTITLHCLTSLDMAKAYLRNGSKVKAREMLLRTEEDHIDHESYAELLTLYGEAGEREDVYRIWDLYKMTEKQDNDGFRALFGSLLKLDDLNGAEEIYYNEWDGSGLDLDVRIPTMLASGYREKGLVKKADKLMIKTIRNEKMVRPIGQLLEEWGKKGNLVEPSYMRELIKDLCDSKQYPKALEASTWVSERNLFALFPEDYAARLHLIDNVLGLEQAEKFFNCSIPENMKNYSVYSTLLTTYTRSSKTVDKAEATFEKMEELGFLLNSTPFNSMISLYSEMRKRSKVMKLLEKMKEKNIEPDNVIMNHVLRVNAYVSAMECMEKYKREWEDNNLKLEVRTMDAIAKAYEAEGSTLKAIEITSSKKEVYRLWDAYKKDNVGDMSNEGYRSVIRSLLKLDDVKGAQEVFNEWEPERYEFDSRIPSLLISRYCEEEKYNEVKTRDVMKLSRKKRRGLQFELFKDVCVILTATSFGVGFVPCMVSLCGGETITVWGSLGVVVTGIVLAVTNSF; translated from the coding sequence ATGATGTCGCATAATCTCCAGCACCATACGAGGAGTATCCTCGCTCACAGTAGCAGGACTCTATTATTCTGCTCCTACACAAACGGAACCCTACCGTCTTCCCCAAGGCACAGCACTACTACTCTGCATAGCCGTATCGAAGCCGCTTCAGAAGGCAAAACAGCAATCACTAGGGTTCTTGAACAATGGAGACGTCAACAAAAAGGTAAGCAAATAAACCCTTCGATGGTGAGAGTACTCGTGGAGGAGCTTAGAGACTCGCAACGTTTTCGTCAAGCCCTAGAGGTATCTGACTGGATGATTGAGCATAAGCTATGCAACCTCATCCCTGAAGACTTCACAGCTAGGTTTTGTCTTATGGAGAACGTGTTGGGGCTGAAAGAAGCTGAGAAGTTCTTTGAGAGCGTCCCGGAGAATCAGAGAGGTGAAGCGATCTACACCGCTTTGCTGAACTGCTACACGGTGAAGAAGGATCTTGTTAAAGCTGAAGGTACTTTCAAGAACATGAGGGAGATAGGTTTGCTTTTGAAGCCTTTGCCTTACAACTCGATGATGTCTCTCTACTTCTCTGTCCGAAAGAGAGACAAGGTCGATGAGATTATGCGAGAGATGAAGGAGAACAACGTTCAGTTTGATACTCTCACCGTGAACATTGCTTTGAGAGTGTATGCTTCTGTGTCTGACTTGTTGGCAATGGAGAAGCTTCTTGCTCATTGGGAAGGGACTATAACGCTGCATTGCCTCACGTCACTTGACATGGCAAAGGCTTATCTAAGAAATGGTTCAAAGGTTAAGGCGAGGGAGATGCTTCTTAGAACAGAAGAGGACCACATAGATCATGAGTCCTATGCTGAACTCTTGACGCTATATGGTGAAgctggagagagagaagacgtTTACCGTATATGGGACTTGTACAAGATGACAGAAAAGCAAGATAATGATGGGTTTAGGGCTTTGTTTGGATCTCTCTTGAAGCTAGATGATCTCAATGGAGCAGAAGAGATTTACTACAACGAGTGGGATGGCTCTGGTCTTGATTTAGATGTCCGAATCCCGACAATGTTGGCTTCTGGTTACCGCGAAAAGGGACTGGTTAAGAAGGCAGATAAGCTGATGATTAAAAccataagaaatgaaaaaatggTTAGACCTATTGGTCAGTTGCTTGAGGAATGGGGCAAGAAAGGGAACCTAGTGGAGCCTTCTTACATGAGAGAGCTTATCAAGGATCTTTGTGACTCAAAACAATACCCTAAAGCACTTGAGGCATCAACATGGGTGAGTGAAAGAAACTTGTTTGCTCTTTTCCCTGAGGACTATGCAGCTAGGCTTCATCTCATTGACAATGTATTAGGTTTGGAACAAGCAGAGAAGTTTTTTAATTGTAGCATCCCTGAGAACATGAAGAACTACTCTGTCTACTCTACACTCCTAACCACATACACAAGATCATCCAAAACTGTGGATAAAGCAGAAGCCACTTTTGAGAAGATGGAAGAGCTAGGGTTCCTATTAAACTCCACACCATTCAACTCAATGATATCTCTCTACAGTGAGATGAGAAAAAGAAGCAAGGTCATGAAGCTTCTAGAgaagatgaaggagaagaaCATAGAGCCGGATAATGTCATAATGAACCACGTTTTGAGAGTTAACGCATATGTATCAGCCATGGAATGCATGGAGAAGTATAAGAGAGAATGGGAAGACAATAATCTCAAACTTGAAGTGAGGACTATGGATGCAATAGCAAAGGCTTACGAAGCAGAAGGGTCAACACTAAAGGCTATAGAGATAACGTCGAGTAAAAAAGAAGTGTACCGTCTATGGGATGCGTACAAGAAAGATAACGTGGGAGACATGAGTAATGAAGGGTATAGAAGTGTGATTAGGTCTTTGTTGAAGCTAGACGATGTGAAAGGTGCACAAGAGGTATTTAACGAGTGGGAGCCAGAGAGATACGAGTTTGATTCAAGGATTCCAAGTTTGCTGATTTCTCGTTATTGCGAGGAGGAGAAGTATAATGAGGTTAAGACAAGGGATGTGATGAAGTTGAGTAGGAAGAAGAGGAGAGGGTTACAGTTTGAGTTGTTTAAGGATGTATGTGTTATATTAACGGCTACTTCATTTGGGGTTGGGTTTGTTCCGTGCATGGTATCGCTTTGTGGAGGAGAGACAATTACTGTTTGGGGCTCGCTAGGGGTGGTAGTCACCGGTATTGTTTTAGCAGTTACAAATtccttttga